From Parasteatoda tepidariorum isolate YZ-2023 chromosome 1, CAS_Ptep_4.0, whole genome shotgun sequence, one genomic window encodes:
- the LOC107439442 gene encoding BTB/POZ domain-containing protein KCTD16: MEPEGNDDFPSVVELNVGGVLYTTSLSTLTKDTNCLLGQIFTGKESIGKDNKGRYFVDRDGVLFRYILDFLRNQKLVLPENFHERERLKHEAEYFNMSDLVACVNSLAPSTTTKTIPSPLPRMSSVSTPTSPGGMMTESGRPGYITIGYRGSFAFGREGLTDVKFRKLTRILVCGRVTLCREVFGDTLNESRDPDRVNENRYTARFFLKHMFLEQAFDNLQEAGFHCVAAAGSGTSGSGNEPLKPGIDFEENRWNHYNEFVFVRP; this comes from the coding sequence ATGGAACCTGAAGGAAATGATGACTTTCCCTCAGTTGTTGAATTAAATGTGGGTGGTGTACTCTACACCACTTCACTTAGCACATTGACAAAGGATACAAACTGTCTTCTCGGTCAGATCTTTACTGGCAAAGAAAGCATTGGCAAGGACAACAAAGGACGATACTTTGTTGACAGAGATGGCGTTTTGTTCCGTTATATCCTGGACTTTCTTCGTAATCAGAAATTAGTTTTACCAGAAAATTTTCACGAGCGTGAACGTCTGAAGCACGAGGCGGAGTATTTTAACATGTCTGACTTAGTGGCATGTGTTAATTCTCTTGCACCATCTACAACCACGAAGACGATTCCCAGTCCTCTTCCCAGAATGTCTTCCGTATCAACTCCAACTTCCCCCGGGGGCATGATGACCGAAAGTGGCCGACCGGGATATATCACCATTGGATATCGAGGATCTTTTGCTTTCGGGAGAGAAGGTTTGACGGATGTGAAGTTTCGAAAGCTCACTAGAATTTTAGTATGCGGCAGAGTCACACTATGTCGAGAAGTGTTTGGAGACACCCTAAATGAATCACGTGATCCTGATAGAGTCAATGAAAATAGGTACACAGCGCGGTTTTTCCTTAAGCACATGTTTCTGGAACAAGCCTTCGACAACCTTCAGGAAGCTGGATTCCATTGCGTGGCAGCAGCTGGTTCTGGCACTTCTGGAAGTGGTAATGAACCCTTGAAACCAGGGATCGACTTTGAAGAAAATCGCTGGAATCATTACAATGAATTCGTTTTTGTGAGGCCATGA